A single genomic interval of Flavobacteriales bacterium harbors:
- a CDS encoding T9SS type A sorting domain-containing protein — protein MRHTTLLATALLTATLATAQIPNGGFETWTNNVNYMEPANWWTTNAVTHLLAGTASCVPGSPGAVGTHHIAITSMTAGTIVEVGRATCGNEITGYPGFPYAARPATFEGQVQYAPQGGDAAMVHAALWGWNSQMTAREVIAVATFNITSAIPSWQPFSIPFTYLSTNTPDTARVFIEASMNTPVDGTTILVDDLHFDGAVGMMEAEPVAGFSVQPNPVDERAWVTATEPLTQVTVLDANGRVVLDHAVGGLGVSLDAAAWVPGLYAVRVATRDGRWAVRRLVKQ, from the coding sequence ATGCGCCACACGACCCTGCTTGCCACCGCCCTGTTAACCGCTACCCTCGCCACCGCACAGATCCCGAACGGGGGCTTCGAGACCTGGACCAACAACGTGAACTACATGGAGCCCGCGAACTGGTGGACGACCAACGCGGTCACGCACCTGTTGGCCGGCACGGCGAGCTGTGTGCCGGGATCACCCGGTGCGGTGGGCACCCATCACATCGCCATCACCTCCATGACCGCAGGGACCATCGTGGAGGTGGGTCGGGCCACCTGCGGCAACGAGATCACCGGCTATCCCGGTTTCCCGTACGCCGCCCGACCGGCCACGTTCGAAGGACAGGTGCAATACGCACCACAGGGTGGCGATGCCGCCATGGTGCATGCCGCCCTTTGGGGATGGAACAGCCAGATGACCGCGCGTGAGGTCATCGCCGTGGCCACCTTCAACATCACCTCCGCCATTCCGTCCTGGCAGCCCTTCAGCATCCCCTTCACGTACCTCAGCACCAACACTCCGGACACCGCACGCGTGTTCATCGAGGCGAGCATGAACACCCCGGTGGACGGCACGACGATCCTGGTGGATGACCTGCACTTCGATGGAGCGGTGGGCATGATGGAGGCGGAACCCGTGGCCGGGTTCAGTGTGCAGCCGAACCCGGTGGACGAGCGTGCGTGGGTGACCGCCACCGAGCCGCTGACGCAGGTGACCGTGCTGGATGCCAATGGTCGTGTGGTGCTTGATCACGCGGTGGGCGGACTCGGGGTCTCGCTCGATGCCGCGGCTTGGGTGCCCGGCCTGTATGCCGTCCGCGTCGCCACGCGCGATGGTCGGTGGGCGGTGCGGCGGCTGGTGAAGCAGTGA